Genomic segment of Streptomyces sp. NA02950:
TCTTGACCTCGAGCGGTGCCTCCTCGACCTCGCCGCCGCCCGCCTCCAGGGTCGCGCGGTAGTCGGCGACGGCCTCGCCGACCATCCGTACGTACAGGTCGAAGCCGACGCCCGCGATATGGCCGGACTGCTCGCCGCCGAGCAGATTGCCCGCGCCGCGGATCTCCAGGTCCTTCATCGCCACGTACATACCGGCGCCCATCTCGGTGTGCTGGGCGATGGTGGCCAGCCGCTCGTGGGCGGTCTCGGTGAGCGGCTTCTCCGGCGGGTAGAGGAAGTAGGCGTAGCCGCGCTCACGGCCCCGGCCGACCCGGCCGCGCAGCTGGTGCAGCTGGGAGAGGCCGAAGTTGTCACCGCGCTCGACGATGAGGGTGTTGGCGTTGGAGATGTCGATACCGGACTCCACGATGGTCGTGGAGACCAGGACGTCGAACTTCTTCTCCCAGAAGTCGACCACCACCTGCTCCAGCACGTTCTCCGACATCTGGCCGTGGGCGGTGGCGATCCGCGCCTCGGGGACGATCTCGCGGAGCCGCGCCGCGGCCCGGTCGATGGACTCCACCCGGTTGTGGATGTAGAAGACCTGGCCCTCGCGGAGCAGTTCGCGGCGGATGGCCGCGCCGATCTGCTTGGCCTCGTAGGGGCCGACGAAGGTCAGCACCGGGTGGCGCTCCTCCGGCGGGGTGGTGATCGTGGACATCTCGCGGATGCCGGTGACCGCCATCTCCAGGGTGCGCGGGATGGGGGTGGCGGACATGGTCAGCACATCCACGTTGGCGCGGAGCTTCTTCAGCTGCTCCTTGTGCTCGACGCCGAAGCGCTGCTCCTCGTCGACGATGACCAGGCCCAGGTCCTTGAACGTGGTTTCGGAGGAGAAGAGCCGGTGCGTGCCGATGACGATGTCGACCGAACCGTCCCGCAGCCCCTCCAGGACCGCCTTGGCCTCGGTGTCGGTCTGGAAGCGGGAGAGCGCCTTGACGACCACCGGGAACTGGCCGTAGCGGTCGCCGAAGGTGCCGAAGTGCTGCTGGACGAGGAGGGTGGTGGGCACCAGCACGGCCACCTGCTTGCCGTCCTGCACCGCCTTGAACGCCGCCCGCACCGCGATCTCGGTCTTGCCGTAGCCGACGTCGCCGCAGATCAGCCGGTCCATCGGAACCGACTTCTCCATGTCCTCCTTGACCTCGCCGATGGTGGTCAGCTGGTCGGGGGTCTCGGCGTACGGGAAGGCGTCCTCCAGCTCCCGCTGCCAGGGGGTGTCCGCGCCGAAGGCGTGGCCGGGGGCGGCCATCCGCGCCGAGTAGAGCTTGATGAGGTCGGCGGCGATCTCCTTGACCGCCTTCTTGGCGCGCGCCTTGGTCTTGGTCCAGTCGGCGCCGCCGAGCCGGTGCAGGGTGGGGGCCTCACCGCCCACGTACTTGGTGATCTGCTCCAGCTGGTCGGTGGGGATGTAGAGCCGGTCGCCGGGCTGACCGCGCTTGGCCGGGGCGTACTCCACGACCAGGTACTCCCGGGTGGCGCCCTGGACGGTGCGCTGCACCATCTCGATGTAGCGGCCGACGCCGTGCTGCTCGTGGACGATGAAGTCGCCCGCCTCGAGGGTGAGCGGGTCGATGGTCTTGCGGCGCCGGGCGGGCATCCGGACGCCGTCCTTGCCCGCGGCCTTCTGCCCGGACAGATCGGTCTCGGTGAGCACCGCCAGCTTCAGCCCGGGGTCGATGAAGCCGTAGTCGATCGAACCGCAGCCCACATGGACCACGGACGGGGCGATCCCGGCGAGGTCCGCCTCCAGCCGGGCCGCGATCCCCTCGCCGCCGAGCACCTCGACGGTGCGGGAGGCCGGGCCGTGGCCCTCGGTGACGTACACCACGCGCCAGCCGTCGGAGAGCCAGCCCTTGGTGTCGGCGAGCGCGCGGGCGGTGTCGCCGCGGTAGGTCTCGGGGGCGTGCATGCCCAGTTTGACGGTGGCCTCGTCCAGCTCCTCGTCGGCCGCGAAGGGGCTGACCGACCACCACATCATGCCCAGCTCGCGGGCCCGGTCCCGGACGTCCGCGAGACCCCACAGCGAGGCGGCGCCGACGTCGATCGGGGCCTGGCCTCCACCGGCCGTGGCCGCCCAGGACGCCTGGAGGAACTCCTGGCTGGTGGCCACCAGATCGGCCGCCCGGGTGCGCACCCGCTCCGGGTCGCAGACGACGGCCATGCCGTCCGCCGGGAGGACGTCCAGCAGCAGTTCCATGTCGTCGACCAGGACCGGGGCGAGGGATTCCATGCCCTCGACCGCGATCCCCTCGGCGATCTTGCCGAGCAGCTCGCCCAGTTCGGGGTGGTTCTCGGCGAGCGCCGCGGCCCGCCGCCGCACCTCGTCGGTGAGCAGCAGCTCACGGCAGGGCGGGGCCCACAACCCGTGCTCGGCGACCTCGAGGGACCGCTGGTCGGCGACCTTGAAGTAGCGGATCTCCTCGACGTCGTCGCCCCAGAACTCGACCCGGAGCGGATGCTCCTCGGTGGGCGGGAACACATCCAGGATGCCGCCGCGCACGGCGAACTCACCGCGCTTCTCAACCAGTTCCACCCGGGAGTAGGCGGCGGCCGCGAGCCCGTCCACGACCTCCTCCAGATCGGCGGTCCGCCCGGCCCGCAGACTGACCGGCTCCAGTTCGCCGAGCCCCTTGACCTGCGGCTGGAGAACCGAGCGGACGGGGGCGACCACCACGGAGACCGGACCGGCCGCCGGGTCGTCCTCGCTGGGGTGGGCGAGCCTGCGCAGCACGGCGAGCCGGCGGCCGACGGTGTCCGAGCGCGGGGACAGCCGCTCGTGCGGCAGCGTCTCCCAGGACGGGTACTCCACCACCCGGTCCGGCGGAAGCAGCGAGCGCAGGGCGGCCGCGAGGTCCTCTGCCTCCCGGCTGGTGGCGGTCACCGCCAGTACGGGGCGGCCGGTCTCGCGCGCCAGCGCGGCGACGGCGAAGGGCCGGGCGGCGGGCGGGCCGACCAGGTCGACATAGGGGCGGTTTCCATCGGCGGCGCCGCGCACCGCCTCAGCGAGCGCGGGGTCCCGTACGACGGCGTCGAGCAGACCGGTGAGGCTCATAAAGGGGTATTCCATCCCGGAGGCGGACAACGCGAATCACCCGACACGTGACACGGGCCGGGGGTCTTCCAGAGTACGGCCACCCGCCGACAGCGGTGGCCGGGTCCGCGCCCGCCCCGGCCCCGCCCCGTGTTCGCGAACCGCGGGTGCCCACGTCCGGCCCAGTCCAGCGCGCGCCCGGGCACGGTGTGTGACCAGACTGGTGCACATGGCAGAGCGAGAGCGCCGTACGTCCACCGACGCGCCGGGCCGAGGCGAGCGGACCGGCCGACGCTCCCGGGACCCCGGTCCCGAGGAGGCGGCCGGACAGGCCCGCGAACGGCTCGCCGCCCTGATCTCCCACCCGCCCGAGGGAGTCTCCGCGGTGTGCCGGGTCGAGGACGGCTGGCGGGTGAGCGTGGACGTCCTGGAGGTGCCGCGGATCCCCGACACCACGAGCCTGCTGGCCACGTACGAGGTGAACCTCGACGGCCACGGCGAGCTCCGCGAGTACCGGAGGGTCCGCCGCTACCGGCGCGGCGCGGCCGACGACTGCTGACCCGCAGCGCACAGGGCAACCGAAGGGACGGTCCGATCATGGTCGCCACCTACACCGACGAGGTCGTCGTCATCCCGCGCGCGGGCACGCTCTACGACGTCATGGAACTCATCCTCGACCGCGGCATGGTGATCGATGTCTTCATCCGGGTCTCCCTGGTGGGCATCGAGATCCTGAAGATCGACGCCCGGATCGTGGTCGCGAGCGTGGACACCTATCTGCGCTTCGCCGAAGCCTGCAACCGCCTGGACCTGGAGTACGACCGCAGCAAGACCGTGCCCGAGCTGTTCGGCGGCGGGGGCGGCGCCGGGGGCGTGGCCGCGGGCGTGGGCAAGCGGAAGGCCAAGAAGGCGGTCGGGTCGGTGGGCGAGAAGGTCAAGAAGGCCGTCGGCGCCGGTGACGACGGCGACGAGGCTGACGACGACGAGCACGACGAGCGCGACGAGCGCCACGAGCGCCACGCGTACGAGGAGTCCCGTCCCCGGCGCCGCCCCGCGAGCCGTTCCCGCCGCCGTTCCGAGGAGGACTGACCGATGGCCGCCGCCCCGCAGCCCGCGCCCCCGGAAGCGCCGGGGGGTGTGTATGTCTACGGCGTCGTCCGCGCCGGTCATCCGGTGCCGCCGGGCCGCACCGGGGTCGGTGGGCTCCCCGGTGCGGTCCGTACGCTGCCCGCCGGGGAGCTGGCCGCCGTCGTCAGCGACGCCCCGGACCGGCTGCGCGCCAAGCGCCGCGATCTCCTCGCCCACCAGGACCTGGCGCTGGCCCTGGCGGCGGACGGCCCGGTGCTGCCGATGCGGTTCGGGATGGTCGCCCCCGACGAGGAGTCGGTGCGGCGGCAGCTGGAGTCCTCGCAGGGCGACTGCCTGACCGCGCTGCGGCGGGTCGAGGGCCGCGTCGAGATGAACGTCAAGGTGAGCCCGGCCCAGGGCGATCTGGAGTCGCTGGTGCGCGAGGACCCGGAGGTGGGCCGCGCCCGGGCCGCCGCCCGCGGTGCCCCGGGCTACGAGGCCAGTGTGCGGCTCGGCGAGGCCGTGGCGCGGGGGCTGACCCGCCGGGCCGCGGCCGTGGCGGCCGGGGTGGTGGCCGAGCTGTCCGCCCTGGCGGAGGCGCGGGTGGCCGGGCCGGAGGTGCCCGGCTGTGTCCTCAACGCCTCCTTCCTCCTCCCTCGGAGCGCCACCGGGCGCTTCGGCGGCGCCGTGGAGCGGCTGGCGGCCCGGTACGGGGCCCGGGTCGAGCTGCGGCTGACCGGACCGCTGCCCTGCTACAGCTTCGTGGAGGGCGCATGGGGCTCCTGACCGAGGTCGTACTGCTGCCGCTGGCACCGGTGCGGGGCGTGGTGTGGGTCGCGGAGCAGCTGCGGGACGCCGCGGAACGCCAGCTCAGCGATCCGGCGGTGGTGCGTGCCAGGCTCGCGGCGCTCAACGAGGCGCTGGAGTCCGGGGAGATCGGCTCCGAGGAGTTCGAGCGCGAGGAGGACCGGCTGCTGGATCTGCTGGAGCGGCCGGCCTCCGCCGGCCCGTCGGCTGCGAGGCGGCCGTGACCGAACTCGACACGGTGTGGGAGGCGCCGGTGCCCACCGGGCCGACCACCTCCAACCTCGCCGACATCCTGGAACGCGTCCTGGACAAGGGCATCGTGATCGCCGGGGACATCAAGATCGACCTGCTGGACATCGAACTGCTGACCATCCGGCTGCGGTTGTTCGTCTCGTCCGTCGACACCGCGCGCAAGGCGGGGATCGACTGGTGGGAGACCGACCCCGCGCTGTCCTCCCGCGCCGCGCACGACGCCCTCGCCGCGGAGAACGCGGAGCTGCGCGAGCGGCTGCGGGCGATCGAGTCCGGCGAGTCCGGCACGTCCGGTGAGCCCGGTGAGTCCGGTGAGTCCGGTGAGTCCAACGGGGCCGACCGGAGCGGCACATGACGGCGACCCGATCCACCCTCACCTATGTCTTCGCGGTCTGCCGCCCCTCCGGACCGGAGGCGCGGACCGCGCTCGGCGGGCTCACCGGGGTCGGCCCGCCCGCCCCGGTCCGTACCCTCGCGGCGGGCCCGCTGACCGCCGTGGTCCAGGACGTCCCGGCCGCCGACTACGCCGAAGAGGCCCTGCGGCAGCGGCTGTCCGACCGCGCCGAGCTCGAACGCTGCGCCCGCGCCCACCACGAGGTGATCACGGCGGCCATGGCCGCGGCCCCGACCGTCCCGCTGCCGCTGGCCACCCTCTACCGCGGTGACGAACGGGCCCGGGAGGCCCTGCGCGAGCGCGAGGACTCCCTGCTCGCCGCCCTCACCCGGATCACCGGCCGGGTCGAGTGGGGGGTGAAGGTCTATGCCCTCGCCGGACAGCCCACCGATCCCGCGGCCGCCCCCGGCGCCGCGGCGGCCAGTGGCCGCGCCTATCTGGAACAGATCCGCGGCCGTCAGCGCGGCCGGGAGGAGCGCCGGGGCGCGGCGCTCCGGGCCGCCGAGCGGGTGGACACCGTCGTCCGGGGCCTCGCCGTGGCCACGCGGCGGCTGCGGCCGCACGGGGCCGAGGTGACGGGCCCGCGCCGCACCCATGTGCTCAACGCGGCGTATCTCGTGGACAGGGGGCGGGAGCGGCAGGTGCGCGCCGCGCTCGCCTCGCTGCGCCGGGACGAGACGGCCGTCGAGATCGAGCTGTCCGGCCCCTGGGCCCCCTACTCCTTCGCCGACGGAGGTGCCGCGTCATGACCGTCGCCGCCTGGGGGTCGGTCCCCGCCGAGGCCCACGGCCCCATCGGGGTACCGCTGGTGGATCTGCTGGACCGGGTGCTGGCCACCGGGGTGGTGGTCAGCGGCGACCTGGTCATCGCCATCGCCGAGGTCCCCCTCGTACGGCTGTCCCTGCACGCCCTGCTGTCATCGGTCAACGAGCGCGTCCCCGCGCCGTGGACCGACGCGGGCCCGCTGTGAGCGGCGCCCGGGTCGACCTCGACCAGGAGGCGATGGGCCGCGATCTGGTGGCGCTCGTCCTCACCGTGGTGGAACTGCTGCGCCAGTTGATGGAACGCCAGGCGCTGCGCCGGATCGACGCGGGCGGTCTCGCCGATGAGCAGGTGGAACGGATCGGCACCACGCTGATGCTGCTGGACCGGCGGATGGCGGAGCTGCGCGACCAGCACGGCCTGAAGCCGGAGGACCTCAATCTCGATCTGGGGCCGCTCGGCACCCTGCTCCCCCGGGACTGAACCGGGCCTCGTCCGGGGCCCGGGAGCCGGTCCGCTCCCCCGTCGGCGGACCGGCCCCGGCGGGTCAGGGCGGGGCCCTGGTGCTCACTCGTTGCTGACGACCATGATCGCGTTCCCGTCGGGGTCGC
This window contains:
- the mfd gene encoding transcription-repair coupling factor, coding for MSLTGLLDAVVRDPALAEAVRGAADGNRPYVDLVGPPAARPFAVAALARETGRPVLAVTATSREAEDLAAALRSLLPPDRVVEYPSWETLPHERLSPRSDTVGRRLAVLRRLAHPSEDDPAAGPVSVVVAPVRSVLQPQVKGLGELEPVSLRAGRTADLEEVVDGLAAAAYSRVELVEKRGEFAVRGGILDVFPPTEEHPLRVEFWGDDVEEIRYFKVADQRSLEVAEHGLWAPPCRELLLTDEVRRRAAALAENHPELGELLGKIAEGIAVEGMESLAPVLVDDMELLLDVLPADGMAVVCDPERVRTRAADLVATSQEFLQASWAATAGGGQAPIDVGAASLWGLADVRDRARELGMMWWSVSPFAADEELDEATVKLGMHAPETYRGDTARALADTKGWLSDGWRVVYVTEGHGPASRTVEVLGGEGIAARLEADLAGIAPSVVHVGCGSIDYGFIDPGLKLAVLTETDLSGQKAAGKDGVRMPARRRKTIDPLTLEAGDFIVHEQHGVGRYIEMVQRTVQGATREYLVVEYAPAKRGQPGDRLYIPTDQLEQITKYVGGEAPTLHRLGGADWTKTKARAKKAVKEIAADLIKLYSARMAAPGHAFGADTPWQRELEDAFPYAETPDQLTTIGEVKEDMEKSVPMDRLICGDVGYGKTEIAVRAAFKAVQDGKQVAVLVPTTLLVQQHFGTFGDRYGQFPVVVKALSRFQTDTEAKAVLEGLRDGSVDIVIGTHRLFSSETTFKDLGLVIVDEEQRFGVEHKEQLKKLRANVDVLTMSATPIPRTLEMAVTGIREMSTITTPPEERHPVLTFVGPYEAKQIGAAIRRELLREGQVFYIHNRVESIDRAAARLREIVPEARIATAHGQMSENVLEQVVVDFWEKKFDVLVSTTIVESGIDISNANTLIVERGDNFGLSQLHQLRGRVGRGRERGYAYFLYPPEKPLTETAHERLATIAQHTEMGAGMYVAMKDLEIRGAGNLLGGEQSGHIAGVGFDLYVRMVGEAVADYRATLEAGGGEVEEAPLEVKIELPVDAHVPHDYAPGERLRLQAYRAIAAANSEDDIRAVREELTDRYGKLPEPVENLLLVAGLRLLARACGVTDITLQGANIRFSPVELRESQELRLKRLHPRAVIKPATKQVLVPRPTTARIGGKPLVGRELLAWTGEFLTTIPGS
- the gvpO gene encoding gas vesicle protein GvpO; its protein translation is MAERERRTSTDAPGRGERTGRRSRDPGPEEAAGQARERLAALISHPPEGVSAVCRVEDGWRVSVDVLEVPRIPDTTSLLATYEVNLDGHGELREYRRVRRYRRGAADDC
- the gvpJ gene encoding gas vesicle protein GvpJ yields the protein MVATYTDEVVVIPRAGTLYDVMELILDRGMVIDVFIRVSLVGIEILKIDARIVVASVDTYLRFAEACNRLDLEYDRSKTVPELFGGGGGAGGVAAGVGKRKAKKAVGSVGEKVKKAVGAGDDGDEADDDEHDERDERHERHAYEESRPRRRPASRSRRRSEED
- a CDS encoding GvpL/GvpF family gas vesicle protein, which produces MAAAPQPAPPEAPGGVYVYGVVRAGHPVPPGRTGVGGLPGAVRTLPAGELAAVVSDAPDRLRAKRRDLLAHQDLALALAADGPVLPMRFGMVAPDEESVRRQLESSQGDCLTALRRVEGRVEMNVKVSPAQGDLESLVREDPEVGRARAAARGAPGYEASVRLGEAVARGLTRRAAAVAAGVVAELSALAEARVAGPEVPGCVLNASFLLPRSATGRFGGAVERLAARYGARVELRLTGPLPCYSFVEGAWGS
- a CDS encoding gas vesicle protein GvpG, with the protein product MGLLTEVVLLPLAPVRGVVWVAEQLRDAAERQLSDPAVVRARLAALNEALESGEIGSEEFEREEDRLLDLLERPASAGPSAARRP
- a CDS encoding gas vesicle protein → MTELDTVWEAPVPTGPTTSNLADILERVLDKGIVIAGDIKIDLLDIELLTIRLRLFVSSVDTARKAGIDWWETDPALSSRAAHDALAAENAELRERLRAIESGESGTSGEPGESGESGESNGADRSGT
- a CDS encoding GvpL/GvpF family gas vesicle protein is translated as MTATRSTLTYVFAVCRPSGPEARTALGGLTGVGPPAPVRTLAAGPLTAVVQDVPAADYAEEALRQRLSDRAELERCARAHHEVITAAMAAAPTVPLPLATLYRGDERAREALREREDSLLAALTRITGRVEWGVKVYALAGQPTDPAAAPGAAAASGRAYLEQIRGRQRGREERRGAALRAAERVDTVVRGLAVATRRLRPHGAEVTGPRRTHVLNAAYLVDRGRERQVRAALASLRRDETAVEIELSGPWAPYSFADGGAAS
- a CDS encoding gas vesicle protein gives rise to the protein MTVAAWGSVPAEAHGPIGVPLVDLLDRVLATGVVVSGDLVIAIAEVPLVRLSLHALLSSVNERVPAPWTDAGPL
- a CDS encoding gas vesicle protein K is translated as MSGARVDLDQEAMGRDLVALVLTVVELLRQLMERQALRRIDAGGLADEQVERIGTTLMLLDRRMAELRDQHGLKPEDLNLDLGPLGTLLPRD